Proteins encoded in a region of the Solanum dulcamara chromosome 9, daSolDulc1.2, whole genome shotgun sequence genome:
- the LOC129904645 gene encoding transcription factor TGA9-like isoform X1, with the protein MESQRIGDTSSTLSVDHNMSYNTSFMYHSTLNSNQEPPAFDFGELEEAIVLQGVKMSNDDSIKSSLYGAATNRPAATLEMFPSWPTRFHHTQRGSSKSRGREQSSDSDSALNTTISSRGEANLELESPISQQQQQFQEMTSDSPRTGVLHTESPSKSNYEKRKGAGSTSDRVTDAKTLRRLAQNREAARKSRLRKKAYVQQLETSRIRLAQLEQELQRARSQGLFMGGAAGPNISSGAAMFDMEYSRWLDDDQRQICELRTALQAHLGDGDLRIIVDAYIAHYDHIFLLKGVAAQSDVLHLLTGIWASPVERCFLWLGGFRPSDLIKMLIARLDPLTQQQVVGIYSLQQSSQQAEAALSQGLEQLQQSLIETIATGSVNDGMHHMAVALGKLANLENFVRQADNLRQQTLHQLHRILTIRQAARCFMMIGEYYGRLRALSSLWASRPRETMMADDNSCQTSTELQMIQASQHHFSNM; encoded by the exons ATGGAGAGTCAAAGAATTGGAGACACAAGTAGTACTTTGTCAGTTGATCACAACATGTCATATAACACAAGCTTCATGTATCATTCCACATTAAA TAGTAATCAAGAACCACCAGCTTTTGATTTTGGAGAATTGGAAGAAGCTATTGTTCTACAAGGAGTTAAGATGAGCAATGATGATTCTATTAAATCAT CTTTATATGGAGCAGCAACAAACAGACCTGCAGCAACTCTGGAAATGTTCCCTTCTTGGCCAACTAGATTCCATCACACCCAAAGA GGAAGCTCAAAATCAAGAGGAAGAGAACAAAGTAGTGATTCAGATTCAGCACTAAACACTACGATTTCAAGTAGAGGTGAAGCAAATTTGGAACTAGAATCTCCAATtagtcaacaacaacaacaatttcaagaaatgacaagtgatagtcCAAGAACAGGAGTGTTACATACTGAATCACCTTCAAAATCCAACTATGAAAAG AGAAAGGGTGCTGGTTCAACTTCAGATAGGGTGACTGATGCTAAG ACTTTGAGACGTTTAgctcaaaatagagaagcagcaAGGAAAAGCAGATTaagaaaaaag GCTTATGTACAACAGCTAGAAACAAGTAGGATAAGACTAGCTCAACTAGAACAAGAACTTCAAAGGGCTAGGTCTCAG GGGCTTTTCATGGGAGGTGCTGCTGGTCCCAACATCAGCTCTG GTGCAGCAATGTTTGACATGGAATATTCAAGATGGTTGGATGATGATCAAAGACAAATATGTGAGCTACGTACAGCATTGCAAGCACATTTAGGCGATGGTGATCTTAGAATAATTGTTGATGCTTATATTGCTCATTATGATCACATTTTCTTACTCAAAGGAGTTGCTGCACAATCTGATGTCTTGCACCTCCTCACTGGTATTTGGGCATCTCCCGTCGAGCGCTGCTTTCTTTGGCTCGGCGGTTTTAGGCCCTCTGACCTCATcaag ATGTTAATTGCACGATTGGACCCTTTAACACAACAACAAGTTGTTGGAATTTACAGTCTCCAACAATCATCACAACAGGCAGAAGCAGCACTTTCACAGGGCTTAGAACAATTACAACAATCTTTAATTGAAACTATAGCCACTGGTTCTGTCAATGATGGCATGCATCATATGGCTGTTGCACTGGGCAAACTTGCAAATCTCGAAAACTTCGTTCGTCAG GCTGATAATTTGAGGCAACAAACACTACACCAATTGCACCGAATATTGACAATTAGACAAGCAGCAAGGTGTTTCATGATGATTGGAGAATATTATGGTCGATTAAGAGCCTTAAGTTCCCTATGGGCATCACGTCCCAGAGA gACCATGATGGCAGATGACAACTCTTGTCAAACATCAACAGAGTTGCAAATGATACAAGCATCACAACACCATTTCTCAAATATGTGA
- the LOC129904645 gene encoding transcription factor TGA9-like isoform X4, which produces MESQRIGDTSSTLSVDHNMSYNTSFINQEPPAFDFGELEEAIVLQGVKMSNDDSIKSSLYGAATNRPAATLEMFPSWPTRFHHTQRGSSKSRGREQSSDSDSALNTTISSRGEANLELESPISQQQQQFQEMTSDSPRTGVLHTESPSKSNYEKRKGAGSTSDRVTDAKTLRRLAQNREAARKSRLRKKAYVQQLETSRIRLAQLEQELQRARSQGLFMGGAAGPNISSGAAMFDMEYSRWLDDDQRQICELRTALQAHLGDGDLRIIVDAYIAHYDHIFLLKGVAAQSDVLHLLTGIWASPVERCFLWLGGFRPSDLIKMLIARLDPLTQQQVVGIYSLQQSSQQAEAALSQGLEQLQQSLIETIATGSVNDGMHHMAVALGKLANLENFVRQADNLRQQTLHQLHRILTIRQAARCFMMIGEYYGRLRALSSLWASRPRETMMADDNSCQTSTELQMIQASQHHFSNM; this is translated from the exons ATGGAGAGTCAAAGAATTGGAGACACAAGTAGTACTTTGTCAGTTGATCACAACATGTCATATAACACAAGCTTCAT TAATCAAGAACCACCAGCTTTTGATTTTGGAGAATTGGAAGAAGCTATTGTTCTACAAGGAGTTAAGATGAGCAATGATGATTCTATTAAATCAT CTTTATATGGAGCAGCAACAAACAGACCTGCAGCAACTCTGGAAATGTTCCCTTCTTGGCCAACTAGATTCCATCACACCCAAAGA GGAAGCTCAAAATCAAGAGGAAGAGAACAAAGTAGTGATTCAGATTCAGCACTAAACACTACGATTTCAAGTAGAGGTGAAGCAAATTTGGAACTAGAATCTCCAATtagtcaacaacaacaacaatttcaagaaatgacaagtgatagtcCAAGAACAGGAGTGTTACATACTGAATCACCTTCAAAATCCAACTATGAAAAG AGAAAGGGTGCTGGTTCAACTTCAGATAGGGTGACTGATGCTAAG ACTTTGAGACGTTTAgctcaaaatagagaagcagcaAGGAAAAGCAGATTaagaaaaaag GCTTATGTACAACAGCTAGAAACAAGTAGGATAAGACTAGCTCAACTAGAACAAGAACTTCAAAGGGCTAGGTCTCAG GGGCTTTTCATGGGAGGTGCTGCTGGTCCCAACATCAGCTCTG GTGCAGCAATGTTTGACATGGAATATTCAAGATGGTTGGATGATGATCAAAGACAAATATGTGAGCTACGTACAGCATTGCAAGCACATTTAGGCGATGGTGATCTTAGAATAATTGTTGATGCTTATATTGCTCATTATGATCACATTTTCTTACTCAAAGGAGTTGCTGCACAATCTGATGTCTTGCACCTCCTCACTGGTATTTGGGCATCTCCCGTCGAGCGCTGCTTTCTTTGGCTCGGCGGTTTTAGGCCCTCTGACCTCATcaag ATGTTAATTGCACGATTGGACCCTTTAACACAACAACAAGTTGTTGGAATTTACAGTCTCCAACAATCATCACAACAGGCAGAAGCAGCACTTTCACAGGGCTTAGAACAATTACAACAATCTTTAATTGAAACTATAGCCACTGGTTCTGTCAATGATGGCATGCATCATATGGCTGTTGCACTGGGCAAACTTGCAAATCTCGAAAACTTCGTTCGTCAG GCTGATAATTTGAGGCAACAAACACTACACCAATTGCACCGAATATTGACAATTAGACAAGCAGCAAGGTGTTTCATGATGATTGGAGAATATTATGGTCGATTAAGAGCCTTAAGTTCCCTATGGGCATCACGTCCCAGAGA gACCATGATGGCAGATGACAACTCTTGTCAAACATCAACAGAGTTGCAAATGATACAAGCATCACAACACCATTTCTCAAATATGTGA
- the LOC129904645 gene encoding transcription factor TGA9-like isoform X2 yields MESQRIGDTSSTLSVDHNMSYNTSFMYHSTLNNQEPPAFDFGELEEAIVLQGVKMSNDDSIKSSLYGAATNRPAATLEMFPSWPTRFHHTQRGSSKSRGREQSSDSDSALNTTISSRGEANLELESPISQQQQQFQEMTSDSPRTGVLHTESPSKSNYEKRKGAGSTSDRVTDAKTLRRLAQNREAARKSRLRKKAYVQQLETSRIRLAQLEQELQRARSQGLFMGGAAGPNISSGAAMFDMEYSRWLDDDQRQICELRTALQAHLGDGDLRIIVDAYIAHYDHIFLLKGVAAQSDVLHLLTGIWASPVERCFLWLGGFRPSDLIKMLIARLDPLTQQQVVGIYSLQQSSQQAEAALSQGLEQLQQSLIETIATGSVNDGMHHMAVALGKLANLENFVRQADNLRQQTLHQLHRILTIRQAARCFMMIGEYYGRLRALSSLWASRPRETMMADDNSCQTSTELQMIQASQHHFSNM; encoded by the exons ATGGAGAGTCAAAGAATTGGAGACACAAGTAGTACTTTGTCAGTTGATCACAACATGTCATATAACACAAGCTTCATGTATCATTCCACATTAAA TAATCAAGAACCACCAGCTTTTGATTTTGGAGAATTGGAAGAAGCTATTGTTCTACAAGGAGTTAAGATGAGCAATGATGATTCTATTAAATCAT CTTTATATGGAGCAGCAACAAACAGACCTGCAGCAACTCTGGAAATGTTCCCTTCTTGGCCAACTAGATTCCATCACACCCAAAGA GGAAGCTCAAAATCAAGAGGAAGAGAACAAAGTAGTGATTCAGATTCAGCACTAAACACTACGATTTCAAGTAGAGGTGAAGCAAATTTGGAACTAGAATCTCCAATtagtcaacaacaacaacaatttcaagaaatgacaagtgatagtcCAAGAACAGGAGTGTTACATACTGAATCACCTTCAAAATCCAACTATGAAAAG AGAAAGGGTGCTGGTTCAACTTCAGATAGGGTGACTGATGCTAAG ACTTTGAGACGTTTAgctcaaaatagagaagcagcaAGGAAAAGCAGATTaagaaaaaag GCTTATGTACAACAGCTAGAAACAAGTAGGATAAGACTAGCTCAACTAGAACAAGAACTTCAAAGGGCTAGGTCTCAG GGGCTTTTCATGGGAGGTGCTGCTGGTCCCAACATCAGCTCTG GTGCAGCAATGTTTGACATGGAATATTCAAGATGGTTGGATGATGATCAAAGACAAATATGTGAGCTACGTACAGCATTGCAAGCACATTTAGGCGATGGTGATCTTAGAATAATTGTTGATGCTTATATTGCTCATTATGATCACATTTTCTTACTCAAAGGAGTTGCTGCACAATCTGATGTCTTGCACCTCCTCACTGGTATTTGGGCATCTCCCGTCGAGCGCTGCTTTCTTTGGCTCGGCGGTTTTAGGCCCTCTGACCTCATcaag ATGTTAATTGCACGATTGGACCCTTTAACACAACAACAAGTTGTTGGAATTTACAGTCTCCAACAATCATCACAACAGGCAGAAGCAGCACTTTCACAGGGCTTAGAACAATTACAACAATCTTTAATTGAAACTATAGCCACTGGTTCTGTCAATGATGGCATGCATCATATGGCTGTTGCACTGGGCAAACTTGCAAATCTCGAAAACTTCGTTCGTCAG GCTGATAATTTGAGGCAACAAACACTACACCAATTGCACCGAATATTGACAATTAGACAAGCAGCAAGGTGTTTCATGATGATTGGAGAATATTATGGTCGATTAAGAGCCTTAAGTTCCCTATGGGCATCACGTCCCAGAGA gACCATGATGGCAGATGACAACTCTTGTCAAACATCAACAGAGTTGCAAATGATACAAGCATCACAACACCATTTCTCAAATATGTGA
- the LOC129904645 gene encoding transcription factor TGA9-like isoform X3 yields the protein MESQRIGDTSSTLSVDHNMSYNTSFISNQEPPAFDFGELEEAIVLQGVKMSNDDSIKSSLYGAATNRPAATLEMFPSWPTRFHHTQRGSSKSRGREQSSDSDSALNTTISSRGEANLELESPISQQQQQFQEMTSDSPRTGVLHTESPSKSNYEKRKGAGSTSDRVTDAKTLRRLAQNREAARKSRLRKKAYVQQLETSRIRLAQLEQELQRARSQGLFMGGAAGPNISSGAAMFDMEYSRWLDDDQRQICELRTALQAHLGDGDLRIIVDAYIAHYDHIFLLKGVAAQSDVLHLLTGIWASPVERCFLWLGGFRPSDLIKMLIARLDPLTQQQVVGIYSLQQSSQQAEAALSQGLEQLQQSLIETIATGSVNDGMHHMAVALGKLANLENFVRQADNLRQQTLHQLHRILTIRQAARCFMMIGEYYGRLRALSSLWASRPRETMMADDNSCQTSTELQMIQASQHHFSNM from the exons ATGGAGAGTCAAAGAATTGGAGACACAAGTAGTACTTTGTCAGTTGATCACAACATGTCATATAACACAAGCTTCAT TAGTAATCAAGAACCACCAGCTTTTGATTTTGGAGAATTGGAAGAAGCTATTGTTCTACAAGGAGTTAAGATGAGCAATGATGATTCTATTAAATCAT CTTTATATGGAGCAGCAACAAACAGACCTGCAGCAACTCTGGAAATGTTCCCTTCTTGGCCAACTAGATTCCATCACACCCAAAGA GGAAGCTCAAAATCAAGAGGAAGAGAACAAAGTAGTGATTCAGATTCAGCACTAAACACTACGATTTCAAGTAGAGGTGAAGCAAATTTGGAACTAGAATCTCCAATtagtcaacaacaacaacaatttcaagaaatgacaagtgatagtcCAAGAACAGGAGTGTTACATACTGAATCACCTTCAAAATCCAACTATGAAAAG AGAAAGGGTGCTGGTTCAACTTCAGATAGGGTGACTGATGCTAAG ACTTTGAGACGTTTAgctcaaaatagagaagcagcaAGGAAAAGCAGATTaagaaaaaag GCTTATGTACAACAGCTAGAAACAAGTAGGATAAGACTAGCTCAACTAGAACAAGAACTTCAAAGGGCTAGGTCTCAG GGGCTTTTCATGGGAGGTGCTGCTGGTCCCAACATCAGCTCTG GTGCAGCAATGTTTGACATGGAATATTCAAGATGGTTGGATGATGATCAAAGACAAATATGTGAGCTACGTACAGCATTGCAAGCACATTTAGGCGATGGTGATCTTAGAATAATTGTTGATGCTTATATTGCTCATTATGATCACATTTTCTTACTCAAAGGAGTTGCTGCACAATCTGATGTCTTGCACCTCCTCACTGGTATTTGGGCATCTCCCGTCGAGCGCTGCTTTCTTTGGCTCGGCGGTTTTAGGCCCTCTGACCTCATcaag ATGTTAATTGCACGATTGGACCCTTTAACACAACAACAAGTTGTTGGAATTTACAGTCTCCAACAATCATCACAACAGGCAGAAGCAGCACTTTCACAGGGCTTAGAACAATTACAACAATCTTTAATTGAAACTATAGCCACTGGTTCTGTCAATGATGGCATGCATCATATGGCTGTTGCACTGGGCAAACTTGCAAATCTCGAAAACTTCGTTCGTCAG GCTGATAATTTGAGGCAACAAACACTACACCAATTGCACCGAATATTGACAATTAGACAAGCAGCAAGGTGTTTCATGATGATTGGAGAATATTATGGTCGATTAAGAGCCTTAAGTTCCCTATGGGCATCACGTCCCAGAGA gACCATGATGGCAGATGACAACTCTTGTCAAACATCAACAGAGTTGCAAATGATACAAGCATCACAACACCATTTCTCAAATATGTGA
- the LOC129904645 gene encoding transcription factor TGA9-like isoform X5 has translation MSNDDSIKSSLYGAATNRPAATLEMFPSWPTRFHHTQRGSSKSRGREQSSDSDSALNTTISSRGEANLELESPISQQQQQFQEMTSDSPRTGVLHTESPSKSNYEKRKGAGSTSDRVTDAKTLRRLAQNREAARKSRLRKKAYVQQLETSRIRLAQLEQELQRARSQGLFMGGAAGPNISSGAAMFDMEYSRWLDDDQRQICELRTALQAHLGDGDLRIIVDAYIAHYDHIFLLKGVAAQSDVLHLLTGIWASPVERCFLWLGGFRPSDLIKMLIARLDPLTQQQVVGIYSLQQSSQQAEAALSQGLEQLQQSLIETIATGSVNDGMHHMAVALGKLANLENFVRQADNLRQQTLHQLHRILTIRQAARCFMMIGEYYGRLRALSSLWASRPRETMMADDNSCQTSTELQMIQASQHHFSNM, from the exons ATGAGCAATGATGATTCTATTAAATCAT CTTTATATGGAGCAGCAACAAACAGACCTGCAGCAACTCTGGAAATGTTCCCTTCTTGGCCAACTAGATTCCATCACACCCAAAGA GGAAGCTCAAAATCAAGAGGAAGAGAACAAAGTAGTGATTCAGATTCAGCACTAAACACTACGATTTCAAGTAGAGGTGAAGCAAATTTGGAACTAGAATCTCCAATtagtcaacaacaacaacaatttcaagaaatgacaagtgatagtcCAAGAACAGGAGTGTTACATACTGAATCACCTTCAAAATCCAACTATGAAAAG AGAAAGGGTGCTGGTTCAACTTCAGATAGGGTGACTGATGCTAAG ACTTTGAGACGTTTAgctcaaaatagagaagcagcaAGGAAAAGCAGATTaagaaaaaag GCTTATGTACAACAGCTAGAAACAAGTAGGATAAGACTAGCTCAACTAGAACAAGAACTTCAAAGGGCTAGGTCTCAG GGGCTTTTCATGGGAGGTGCTGCTGGTCCCAACATCAGCTCTG GTGCAGCAATGTTTGACATGGAATATTCAAGATGGTTGGATGATGATCAAAGACAAATATGTGAGCTACGTACAGCATTGCAAGCACATTTAGGCGATGGTGATCTTAGAATAATTGTTGATGCTTATATTGCTCATTATGATCACATTTTCTTACTCAAAGGAGTTGCTGCACAATCTGATGTCTTGCACCTCCTCACTGGTATTTGGGCATCTCCCGTCGAGCGCTGCTTTCTTTGGCTCGGCGGTTTTAGGCCCTCTGACCTCATcaag ATGTTAATTGCACGATTGGACCCTTTAACACAACAACAAGTTGTTGGAATTTACAGTCTCCAACAATCATCACAACAGGCAGAAGCAGCACTTTCACAGGGCTTAGAACAATTACAACAATCTTTAATTGAAACTATAGCCACTGGTTCTGTCAATGATGGCATGCATCATATGGCTGTTGCACTGGGCAAACTTGCAAATCTCGAAAACTTCGTTCGTCAG GCTGATAATTTGAGGCAACAAACACTACACCAATTGCACCGAATATTGACAATTAGACAAGCAGCAAGGTGTTTCATGATGATTGGAGAATATTATGGTCGATTAAGAGCCTTAAGTTCCCTATGGGCATCACGTCCCAGAGA gACCATGATGGCAGATGACAACTCTTGTCAAACATCAACAGAGTTGCAAATGATACAAGCATCACAACACCATTTCTCAAATATGTGA
- the LOC129903050 gene encoding protein BIC2-like gives MKENQEISLKQVEYPFQDSIKNNFGSLPMVDYGEKIGDFFDSTKKENQKLSHGYKQGEYQDQDSIKNFESLSMVEDGDKTGDFSIVTEKLGLSGREKLKRHWREVGGRVCVPEKWGNEGSLREWMDCSSFDKMLAPKELKSAREALMSQGKRARSGSTSRMLEITSR, from the coding sequence AtgaaagaaaatcaagaaatcTCTCTTAAGCAAGTTGAATATCCATTTCAAGATTCTATCAAGAACAACTTTGGATCTTTGCCAATGGTGGATTATGGAGAAAAAATAGGTGATTTTTTCGACTCCACGAAGAAGGAAAATCAAAAACTCTCTCATGGTTATAAACAAGGTGAGTATCAAGATCAAGATTCTATCAAGAACTTTGAATCGTTGTCAATGGTGGAAGATGGAGATAAAACAGGCGATTTTTCCATTGTAACGGAGAAATTAGGGTTATCGGGGCGTGAGAAGTTGAAGAGGCATTGGAGAGAAGTTGGAGGTAGGGTTTGTGTGCCAGAGAAATGGGGGAATGAGGGTTCTTTGAGGGAATGGATGGATTGTTCTTCCTTTGATAAAATGCTAGCTCCCAAGGAACTAAAATCAGCTCGTGAAGCCTTGATGTCTCAAGGAAAACGAGCACGTTCAGGTTCAACTTCAAGAATGCTCGAAATCACAAGTAGATAG
- the LOC129903304 gene encoding uncharacterized protein LOC129903304 gives MKENQELSHKQVEYEFQDSIKNDFGFLSMVDDGDKIGNFFDSTTMKVNEEFSHKQSEYQYQHSIKNFVEDRDFFIESKKLGLSGREKLKRHWREVGGRFFVPDRWEHEGSLREWMDCSSFDKILAPKGLKSAREALMSQGEGVHSGSTSTSRMLKVTSR, from the coding sequence ATGAAAGAAAATCAAGAACTTTCTCATAAACAAGTTGAATATGAATTTCAAGATTCTATCAAGAACGACTTTGGATTTTTGTCAATGGTGGATGATGGAGATAAAATAGGCAATTTTTTCGACTCCACGACGATGAAAGTAAATGAAGAATTCTCTCATAAACAAAGTgaatatcaatatcaacattCTATCAAAAACTTTGTGGAAGATAGAGATTTTTTCATCGAATCGAAGAAATTAGGGTTATCAGGGCGTGAGAAGTTGAAGAGGCATTGGAGAGAAGTTGGAGGTAGGTTTTTTGTGCCAGATAGATGGGAGCATGAGGGTTCTTTGAGGGAATGGATGGATTGTTCTtcttttgataaaatattagcTCCAAAGGGACTAAAATCGGCTCGTGAAGCCTTGATGTCTCAAGGAGAAGGAGTACATTCAGGTTCAACTTCAACTTCAAGAATGCTCAAGGTCACAAGTAGATAG